In one Diabrotica virgifera virgifera chromosome 5, PGI_DIABVI_V3a genomic region, the following are encoded:
- the LOC126885298 gene encoding tigger transposable element-derived protein 1-like has product MSYKKYSEDVIKLAIQEVREGNSIKSTAKKHNISRPTLQRRLRTDVFVATRMGPPTVFSLDQELVFVRWIKEMANKGFPVTKDTFMFSVAKTAKELNITFGDGSSDPGRKWYEGFMKRHPDVSTRTSQNLTVQRRAATQAEIEKWFQEVQQYVSDNNLREALEDPKRVFNCDETAFYLNPKPGKVLAAKGSKSVYTASGGDEKLNLTVLLTANAAGELAPPMIVYRYVRLPQLIVSAMPPEWPIGRSENGWMTHETFYEYIVNFFYPWLTNNNIARPVLLFMDGHKSHISMPLATFCAANEIELISLLPNATHVLQPMDVAVFHSIKLETFGDRKLLIGAWQMKVGK; this is encoded by the coding sequence ATGTCGTACAAGAAGTACTCTGAAGATGTAATCAAATTAGCCATACAAGAAGTAAGGGAAGGAAATTCGATAAAATCAACGGCCAAGAAACATAATATATCACGTCCCACACTTCAACGGAGGTTAAGGACAGATGTTTTTGTGGCAACACGCATGGGTCCCCCCACTGTTTTTTCTCTCGATCAGGAGCTAGTTTTTGTTCGCTGGATCAAGGAGATGGCTAACAAAGGTTTCCCAGTGACAAAAGACACATTTATGTTTAGCGTTGCTAAAACTGCAAAAGAATTAAATATCACTTTTGGAGATGGAAGCAGTGACCCTGGAAGGAAGTGGTATGAAGGGTTTATGAAGCGCCACCCTGACGTTTCCACTCGTACCAGTCAAAACTTAACAGTTCAGAGACGAGCAGCAACTCAGGCAGAAATAGAAAAATGGTTTCAGGAGGTTCAACAATATGTAAGTGACAATAATTTGAGAGAAGCATTGGAAGATCCAAAAAGAGTTTTCAATTGTGACGAAACTGCATTTTATCTCAATCCGAAGCCTGGAAAGGTTCTGGCCGCAAAGGGCTCTAAATCTGTATACACGGCATCCGGTGGcgatgaaaaattaaatttaactGTGCTCCTTACAGCCAACGCAGCTGGAGAACTTGCTCCACCGATGATTGTGTATAGGTATGTAAGATTACCGCAATTAATCGTTTCAGCCATGCCCCCCGAATGGCCCATTGGTAGGTCAGAAAATGGATGGATGACCCATGAGACATTCTATGAATAcatagtaaattttttttatccttGGCTGACAAATAACAACATCGCACGGCCCGTTTTACTTTTTATGGATGGTCACAAGTCCCACATCTCGATGCCATTGGCTACCTTTTGTGCAGCCAACGAAATTGAACTTATATCACTTTTACCAAATGCGACCCATGTACTACAACCTATGGACGTTGCTGTTTTCCATTCAATTAAGTTGGAGACTTTTGGAGACAGGAAGTTGCTGATTGGCGCATGGCAAATGAAGGTCGGCAAGTAG